The genomic window gtaAGTTAGGTGATTTATCCCAAGTTTCATTAGGAGTTAATGACAGTGCTCGAATACTACCTTCTGGTTCCACTAGGCCTGAAATCTCATACTAATCTCATAGTTCATGGTATGTTACATTTAAATAATCCCAGAAATTGTGTCTGTCTTTATCTATATATCTCCTATTTGAACAGGCAGGAAATTCTTTGCTAATAGTAAGAGGCAGTATATCTATCAACACCTAATTATGTTCAGGGCAGTCAAGGACTCCAACTGGGTAGGAGGGACACTCTTCTCACTAAGGGTTTGGGGATGAAAGGATGAATAGGAATGAACTCTCAACAGTTTATATGCCCTCTGcccattaaaaatagaaaaaaaatatgctcgAGGTCAACAAAACACCTGTTTTTTTTCTGCTACCTGAAAATGACTCATTCCTTTTTTTGGGGTACTTGGTGTTTTGAAGCAGTCTGAGGTAAATGCTGACTTCACCTAAGAGTCCAGAGAGAGCAGGCATCCATAGGGAGGTTATTATCTTGTCCCATAATAATATTTAGAGAGGAAATAGCAATGAATCCAGGGATATGCTGTGATGTAGGAAAATGCTGAGATTACATAGAGAACaaccatttcccttctccctaaGCAGGGTTCCTTCCTCACCATTCCCTCCCATCAGCTCCCCTATGGCCCCACCTCCAACAGGCCCCCAATACCAGCCAGTCTGGCTCCTTTCCAGAAAATTTAAATCTATCACCAATTCATTTGGAGATATAATTGAGAATGGGATTTGAAGGGTGCCAGATGTGAGTGTTAAAAATactagtcattaaaaaaaaaaatgtaaaagagggggagaaaaaaatcaagtctaGGGATTCTTTACAGAAGGAAGAAGCAGATAGTTCTCAGTACAACGTTCTGTTGTTATCCTATGCTATTCTGGGCCACAACCATGCTGGTGAGCTAAAGCAGATGGTAAACATAAACATTCTGAGAGGCTAATTTAAAACCAATCAGGTACCCGGATCCACTCCCTGGGTATGCTACTAATTCATCGGCCTGCAGTGGACCCAGAACATCTGAGTACATGATGTCACTTCTCTGGGTTAATCAGAAACTGTCATATGTTGTTTCAGAAATTACTTTATGAAACTCATTTAATCTAGTAAGACTTTGGCTTCAGACTCAACATGTTAATTTTGGCAGACAGAGAACTAGATTAAGAACAAGTGGAATTCTAGACAATGCTAAAATGAACTTCATTCAGAGTAAGATGgggtaattttctttctcttaaaaaaagttaaatgtaaGAAGAAAATGTCATTTCCCTCCCTACCCTGGCCCCTGGTATCCCGTCTGCATTTGCTCTGAAGAAATCTTCTTGCCCCAAATTACCAGCCATTATCAAAGAATTTCCTGCCTGCTTGTGaaggatatgtatgtatgtgtgtatatgtaatgtgtgtgtatgtgtgtgtgcatacttcTGGGGATTTATATTTAACTTACCATGTACTGTCAGTATATATTAGGGTGACCTCAGATGTAACGTTAGCCACAAATGGCTCAATTACAGACAGTAATCAAGGACCATGTCGCACTATAGCTACCTACAGATGGGGGTGAGTTAATTTCTACAGCGATGATGTCTAACTATTAACTGGCATATTTGAAAGAGCTTTCAAAACCCATGGGTGTAAACCTCCCAAgctaaatgtatattttttcttgtgcAAATCTATGAAAAGTTAGATTCATCATGTAACTGTATATacaaaaaacttaaaaagaaagtcAAGACTAAGCTAGCTTTTGATCAAATGATTCCCTCCCATTCCCCAACCCTCTCCTTTCTAGCTGGCACCTGGACGTCAATTTTCTTGGTACCAAGTTTCCCAGGCAACTCTGGGTGAAcactttcaacttttttttttcttttaataacagAATTTGTATAAAGATTTCCTGGTTGGGCTTTCAAACACCACTCTTCCCTTCCCAAACTAAATCCCCccccttcctatttctttctACAATTGCAAAGCATGCAAAGCAGCTAGACCTTCCTGTTCTCTGTCATTCTTATTTTGACAAGGGACAAGCCTACAAGTTAGTCAGTTATAAAATCCAATctctctgctctcccttctgtctccattGACTGAGTTATGAAAGGATACTAGCTGTCCCTGTGGCTTTATCCTGCATCATGTTTGGTTTGAAGCCTTCATAGTTTTTAGCAGtttaaaaagagggaaatgaaTTGCAGAACAGGGATTAAAAAGCCTGGAAAACTGGCTTATGATCTTATGTTTGGAGGCAGCTGGGGGTGGTGTGGATGTGGTGAGGTAAGTATTAGGAGAAATACAAGGGAGTTGGGACACTTGGGTTCTAGTTCTgattctttcactttccttctctagtcttcagttttctcagctgcaaaATAAGGATGTTGGACCAGACCAGGCATGGAGAACCTGCAGTCTTGGctgattcagtcaaaaggccacacttgaggatctagaaggccacatgtggcctcaaggctccAGGTCCCCCAGCTCTGGACTAGACTATCTCTATGATTCCTTCTGATTCTGTCATCATTTTGTACTTCTACTTAGATGGAACTGGGGGGTCTCAGGTGCTTGGGTATTCTGTTGGTGTAGATCACAGCCCTTCTATCTCTCCCAAGCCCATGTGACTCTGGTTCATGTCATTCAAAGATTAATCTAGGCTAGGTCTTCCTTTGATCCTCttagtatgtgtatgtgtgtagcaGTAGGGAAACTGGTTTGCATTGATGAAAACAAGATTCCAGAAACGGAGGCCAGAGAACAAATCACAAATTTTTATTTTGCAGCTTTGCCAAGGGGCCTAAATCTTATTATGGCTGGCTTGAGGTATATTCTTTTCAGGTATATATTGACATTTTAATAGGAgactcaaagatttaaaaaaaaaaaacacctctatTCATAATGCTCCCAAATAAATTTGTTATGAAGTTTTTTGTCCAGTGGTAAACTAGAGAAGAGATTTGCAGGGACAGGAATGGAGCAGAGGGAGGGATGGCTAGGCTGTGGCCCACTCTACTCATTCTCCTTGCCTTTTAAGTTGACTAGACTTCTATTTCAACTCTCTGAAATTCATGATCTTTATTTTTACCCTTTGCCAGCATCACTCGCACCCATGCCCAGCTTGTGGAATCATCTACCGTTCGGATGAGCACCATCCCCCAATCCTACCCCACAAGGCAGTTCTGCCCCTGAGACTCAGTGGTAGATGGGTCAGCATGAGGTGTGAGGTCCGCCCTGCTGTACTCTTCCTCACCAGATTCTTCACCTTCCATGGGAGTAACCGGACATGGGAAGGCTATTATCACCACTACTCTGACCCTGCTTGTCAACAGCCCACATTCATTGTGTATGCCTTTGGGCATTACAACAAGGGCACCTTGTCTACCAAGGTCAGAGGTGGCATGGAGCTAACATTCAAGGTCACCCAGGCCCGTGTGACACCAATGGATCAGGTCACTGTGGCGATGCTGAACTTCTCACACCCAGGGAGCTGTGGGGATGCAGGGTCCTGGTCCCTTGGAATTGAGCAGGATGTCACACCAACCAATGGGTGCTTACCATTAGGCATCAAGCTCCCTCATGTGGAGTTTGAACTCTTTAAGATTGAACAAGACATAAGAGGCCAAAGCCTGCTGTTTATTGGAGAAAGGCCCACAGATGGCTCAAACCCAGATATTCCAGAGAAGCGTCCCACTTCCTACCAGGACCCTCTAGTCCAATGTGCTGGAGCATCCAGTGGCTTTTCAAGACAACTTCATCACAGTCATCAGCCGGAAAAATACAGGAGTAGCAGGAACAGATCATCAAAAGTATACTCTATGGGCAGCCTACTTCTGTTCATAGCCCTGACATTTTTAAAGTAGGACTTAAATTGATCAAATTGTTGGCAAAGCAGGAGGGAATTCCCTCTAGAGTTTGAGACATCCCTCCAGGCACATTTCCAAGATCAGCACCTTCTTTTCTAATCTCTGAGACTCTGTATATGCTTAAACATGGACAGAGGAAGGATGGTATTGAGACTAGACTCAGCACACAAATATCACTTCCCAGTTACTGAGCTATGCTGATTCAGTTGAACTCAGCAGTTCATACTAAAGCTGGTGACATGAATTAAAGATGCTGCCTTGAGCTTTCAGT from Notamacropus eugenii isolate mMacEug1 chromosome 1, mMacEug1.pri_v2, whole genome shotgun sequence includes these protein-coding regions:
- the APCDD1L gene encoding protein APCDD1-like codes for the protein MVPKLWLLVLLGACTSGIQHWEGAALQGRRNSSGRLQWESQCQYQLRHLQDGARITALLPPRLEGHWISTSCEVRPGPEFLARSYMFYSNRLFKAYQFYYQDPSCREPLYSLLIKGKLRLRQASWITRGATEANYHLHKVGIVFHSQRAILEIAERINQTGGRGCRKLLPPGRSWTPGTIYELLSAKAERDCTGALGFAMHELSLIRVERHYKLQQMPGNRVVEELYLGDIHTEWSERLHYRPTGYQRPLQSAMHHSHPCPACGIIYRSDEHHPPILPHKAVLPLRLSGRWVSMRCEVRPAVLFLTRFFTFHGSNRTWEGYYHHYSDPACQQPTFIVYAFGHYNKGTLSTKVRGGMELTFKVTQARVTPMDQVTVAMLNFSHPGSCGDAGSWSLGIEQDVTPTNGCLPLGIKLPHVEFELFKIEQDIRGQSLLFIGERPTDGSNPDIPEKRPTSYQDPLVQCAGASSGFSRQLHHSHQPEKYRSSRNRSSKVYSMGSLLLFIALTFLK